One genomic segment of Ruficoccus amylovorans includes these proteins:
- a CDS encoding FG-GAP repeat domain-containing protein — translation MIRAPLSFIVGLTLFTGAFAAESDECFIPITYNNPSLTVDLGVGLWGWPIAYDGNGDTFPDLIVVSGSSPYRGTYYFENTGRKDPDTGADIFKPARRLSDGANDVTPSYTPEGLKVLTPGFEHPDFARTGLEQKVPLPVDPKSIHVSAGQQRGKQWSYVDFDGNGVLDLIVGVGDWTDYGWDNAYDKNGRWTNGPLHGFVYVLKNTGTNEDPVYAEPFRLQADGRDIDMYGIPSPVFADFRGTGKLDLICGEFVDGLTYFENIGTRENPKYANGRRLRYEGEPITMPLEMIVVTTFDWNRDGRPDLVVAQEDGRVAWMENTGRLIDITNNRGISLAKIPEFKSPVFFRQEADIVKFGVLSTPVSADWDGDGLEDILTGNAAGEFAFIKNLGGYPPKWDEPVLLEANGKPLRIMAGYNGSIQGPAESKWGYTNIGVGDWDGDGLLDLVANSIFGKIVWYKNIGTKTEPKLAEAQPVKVAWPDATPKPVWNWWDPAPGELVVQWRCTPYVMDVDGDGINDLVTVDHEGYLAFYRQVEQGGERVLLPGERIFKIKGPSTFDMRHAPSKMSPTTDGSIRLSDGYAGRSGRRTYTFVDWDGDGKLDLLVNSTNITFLRNISEKPGEWLFEDQGFVDPRHLGGHSTSPGIVDWNADGIPDLLVGAEDGFFYYLENPRSGKK, via the coding sequence ATGATTCGAGCCCCGCTTTCTTTTATCGTCGGACTGACCTTGTTTACCGGCGCCTTCGCCGCAGAGTCTGACGAGTGCTTTATTCCCATCACCTATAATAACCCCTCCCTCACCGTCGATCTTGGCGTTGGGTTGTGGGGGTGGCCGATCGCCTACGATGGAAATGGCGACACCTTCCCCGACCTGATCGTTGTCAGCGGCTCATCCCCCTACCGCGGCACCTACTACTTTGAAAATACCGGGCGTAAGGACCCCGATACCGGTGCGGACATCTTCAAGCCGGCTCGCCGCCTGAGCGATGGTGCTAATGATGTGACCCCGTCCTATACTCCCGAGGGACTGAAGGTGCTGACGCCCGGCTTCGAGCACCCCGATTTTGCTCGAACCGGACTTGAGCAAAAGGTTCCCCTGCCGGTGGATCCCAAGAGTATCCACGTTAGCGCCGGGCAGCAGCGCGGCAAGCAATGGAGCTATGTGGACTTTGACGGCAATGGCGTGCTGGACCTCATCGTCGGCGTGGGAGATTGGACCGACTACGGCTGGGACAACGCCTACGACAAGAATGGTCGCTGGACGAACGGCCCCCTCCACGGCTTTGTCTATGTGTTGAAAAACACCGGAACTAATGAGGATCCGGTCTATGCCGAGCCGTTCCGCCTTCAGGCAGACGGGCGTGACATCGATATGTATGGCATTCCCTCGCCCGTTTTTGCGGACTTCCGCGGTACGGGAAAACTTGACCTTATCTGCGGCGAGTTTGTCGATGGCCTGACTTACTTCGAGAACATCGGCACACGCGAAAACCCTAAGTACGCCAACGGCAGGCGACTGCGCTACGAGGGGGAGCCGATCACCATGCCGCTGGAAATGATCGTAGTCACGACCTTCGACTGGAATCGTGACGGCAGGCCGGACCTCGTGGTCGCTCAGGAGGACGGACGCGTCGCCTGGATGGAGAACACGGGGCGTCTCATCGACATTACCAACAATCGTGGCATCTCGCTGGCGAAAATTCCTGAATTTAAGTCGCCGGTGTTCTTTCGCCAAGAGGCTGACATTGTAAAGTTTGGCGTACTGAGTACCCCCGTCTCTGCGGATTGGGACGGCGACGGCTTGGAAGACATTCTGACCGGCAATGCCGCCGGCGAGTTTGCATTCATTAAAAATCTTGGCGGCTACCCGCCTAAGTGGGACGAGCCAGTTCTGCTTGAAGCCAACGGCAAGCCCTTGCGTATCATGGCAGGCTACAACGGCTCGATTCAAGGTCCGGCGGAATCCAAGTGGGGCTACACCAACATCGGCGTGGGTGACTGGGACGGCGACGGCCTGCTTGACCTTGTTGCCAACAGTATTTTTGGAAAAATCGTCTGGTATAAAAACATCGGCACCAAGACCGAGCCCAAGCTCGCCGAGGCACAGCCCGTCAAGGTTGCATGGCCCGATGCAACGCCCAAGCCGGTATGGAACTGGTGGGATCCTGCCCCCGGCGAACTCGTTGTCCAGTGGCGATGCACGCCCTACGTCATGGACGTCGATGGTGATGGCATCAATGATCTGGTCACTGTCGATCACGAAGGCTATCTGGCCTTCTATCGTCAGGTAGAGCAGGGCGGTGAGCGGGTACTGCTACCGGGCGAACGCATCTTCAAAATTAAGGGACCTTCGACCTTTGACATGCGCCACGCTCCTTCCAAAATGTCGCCTACGACGGACGGCTCCATTCGCCTCAGCGATGGCTATGCCGGTCGCAGTGGTCGGCGCACCTATACCTTTGTTGACTGGGACGGTGATGGCAAATTGGACCTGCTGGTCAACAGCACAAACATCACCTTCCTGCGCAATATTTCCGAAAAGCCCGGTGAATGGCTTTTTGAAGATCAAGGTTTCGTAGACCCGCGTCACCTCGGTGGTCACAGCACCTCTCCGGGGATTGTCGATTGGAACGCAGATGGTATTCCCGATCTTCTGGTCGGGGCTGAAGACGGGTTCTTCTACTATCTGGAAAATCCCCGCTCGGGCAAAAAGTAG
- a CDS encoding sialate O-acetylesterase, with protein sequence MLRTSLPLLLRCCLATTILGQLIATAYGVAFAPIFTDHAVLQRDKPISIWGTAKAGEKVRITFGSHTADTVADTDGRWKVELPAMAASSQPQNLAAKGDAASITLTDILVGDVWLASGQSNMGRTVRRIATPAEEVAKADIPLIRHFTVTGAVSDTPTSALGGQWVVCSPRTVGNFTAVGYFFAKDMVEALNVPVGIIHASWGGTRIDTWSSPASIESNPAYRGVTERWKSAAADYPKRKDAYETALKNWEAEAALAKKKGTPFTQRAPRQPEGAPLHFQTPGGLYNGMIHPLIPYGLSGFLWYQGESNALRPDEYAELFPALITDWRKQFQQGNLPFLFVQLASYKGITPSEDWALFREVQSRALSLPATGMAVIIDIGDPEDIHPLNKKDVGKRLALLAKNRIYGQACVDTGPTLQSAVRQGASVRLTFLHADGLHTTNETLREFEVAGKDGVYHAASATQEGDAIIVKSKAVPAPAFVRYAWRNTPVVTLFNAAGLPMVPFRHEVSQ encoded by the coding sequence ATGTTGCGCACTTCCCTTCCCCTGCTCTTAAGGTGCTGTCTGGCGACCACCATCCTCGGCCAGCTCATAGCCACTGCCTACGGCGTGGCATTTGCTCCCATTTTCACCGACCACGCGGTTTTGCAGCGAGATAAACCGATTTCCATATGGGGAACAGCCAAGGCCGGTGAAAAGGTAAGGATAACTTTCGGCTCGCACACAGCAGACACCGTAGCCGACACGGATGGCCGCTGGAAAGTGGAACTGCCCGCAATGGCGGCCTCCAGCCAGCCACAAAATTTGGCAGCGAAAGGCGACGCGGCCAGCATCACCCTCACGGACATACTGGTCGGCGATGTCTGGCTGGCTTCAGGGCAGTCCAACATGGGGCGTACCGTACGACGCATCGCCACGCCTGCCGAGGAGGTAGCCAAAGCCGACATCCCCCTCATCCGCCACTTTACGGTGACCGGTGCCGTCTCAGATACCCCAACATCAGCCCTCGGCGGGCAGTGGGTCGTTTGCAGCCCGCGAACGGTGGGCAACTTTACAGCCGTCGGCTATTTCTTTGCCAAAGACATGGTAGAAGCCCTGAATGTTCCAGTGGGGATTATCCATGCCTCCTGGGGTGGAACGCGGATCGACACTTGGTCAAGCCCCGCCAGCATTGAGTCCAACCCAGCCTACCGAGGCGTAACAGAGCGCTGGAAGAGCGCAGCGGCGGACTACCCGAAAAGGAAAGACGCCTACGAGACTGCATTGAAAAACTGGGAGGCCGAAGCGGCGCTTGCAAAAAAAAAGGGCACCCCATTCACACAGCGGGCACCTCGCCAGCCGGAGGGCGCCCCCCTGCACTTCCAGACCCCCGGCGGGTTGTACAACGGAATGATCCACCCGCTGATTCCCTACGGATTAAGCGGATTCCTCTGGTATCAGGGAGAGAGCAATGCATTGAGACCGGATGAATATGCCGAGCTTTTCCCCGCCTTGATCACAGACTGGCGCAAGCAATTTCAACAAGGCAACCTGCCCTTTCTGTTCGTTCAGTTGGCAAGCTACAAAGGCATCACCCCTTCGGAAGACTGGGCGCTTTTCCGCGAGGTTCAATCGCGCGCACTCTCGCTACCAGCAACCGGTATGGCCGTTATCATCGACATTGGAGACCCTGAGGACATCCACCCCCTGAACAAGAAAGACGTGGGCAAGCGCCTCGCCCTGCTGGCAAAGAACCGCATCTACGGCCAAGCCTGTGTAGACACAGGACCGACCCTGCAAAGTGCGGTAAGGCAGGGCGCATCCGTCCGCCTGACATTTCTGCATGCGGATGGCCTGCACACGACCAACGAGACACTGCGTGAGTTTGAAGTCGCTGGCAAAGATGGAGTTTACCACGCCGCCAGCGCAACACAGGAGGGGGATGCCATCATCGTAAAATCAAAAGCCGTCCCTGCCCCCGCCTTTGTCCGCTATGCCTGGAGAAACACGCCCGTCGTAACACTTTTCAATGCCGCAGGCCTACCGATGGTACCATTTCGCCATGAAGTATCGCAATAA